GACTTTTCCGCGGATCGTGAGCATGTTCTCCTCGAGATGGATATCTACGCCGCTCTGATCCACTCCCGGCATATCGGCCAGCACGACGAGGGCGTCTTTGGTTTCATAGATATCGACAGCCGGCGTGAACACCGGACGGGAGTATGTCAGTTCGGCCTTCGGCTCGACCTGTTTCTTGACGGTGCTCTGAAGTTCCATATCTGCCACTGCGATCACCCCCTTTGCTCTCAGGAAAGCTTGATTTCAATCTTCTTGGGTTTGACCTCTTCCGCCTTCGGCAAAACCAGCTTCAACACTCCGTTGCGCGTTTCGGCCGCGGCCTTGTCCGCAACGACCCGGACCGGCAAAGCGATGGTGCGGCTAAAGGATCCTGCCCCTCTCTCCCGCCGGTGATAGCTCACATCCGGCTCGGCCACATCGGTCTTGCGATTGCCCTTGAGGATCAGGTTGTCGTCCTCGATGGTCACATCGATGTCGCCGGGAGCCATTCCGGGCAGCTCAGCCTTCAGATAGATATGGTCGCCGTCCTGGGTCATGTTGATCGGGGGGTAGACGCCTGCTGCCGAAACGGCGGAGCCCTTTCCGAAAAAGCGGTCAAACAACGTGTTCATCTCTTCCTGCAACCGGCTCAGCTCCCCGATAGCGGGCATCTCCGAGGGATAACGCCATCTGATGATCGCCATAGA
The DNA window shown above is from Desulfatiglans anilini DSM 4660 and carries:
- a CDS encoding Hsp20/alpha crystallin family protein — translated: MELQSTVKKQVEPKAELTYSRPVFTPAVDIYETKDALVVLADMPGVDQSGVDIHLEENMLTIRGKVAEEAVDKDVVYSEYRTGDYYRSFTLSNLIDQNRIEAAIKDGVLKLTLAKAETAKPRQIAVKAG
- a CDS encoding Hsp20/alpha crystallin family protein, translating into MAIIRWRYPSEMPAIGELSRLQEEMNTLFDRFFGKGSAVSAAGVYPPINMTQDGDHIYLKAELPGMAPGDIDVTIEDDNLILKGNRKTDVAEPDVSYHRRERGAGSFSRTIALPVRVVADKAAAETRNGVLKLVLPKAEEVKPKKIEIKLS